One genomic segment of [Phormidium] sp. ETS-05 includes these proteins:
- a CDS encoding DUF427 domain-containing protein, producing MPKAIWNGAVLAESNQCEVVEGNYYFPPDAIKSEYFKESATHTTCGWKGVASYYDIEVDGKVNKDAAWYYPTPKDAAKNVAGYIAFWKGVKVES from the coding sequence ATGCCTAAAGCAATTTGGAATGGCGCCGTTTTGGCCGAAAGCAATCAATGTGAAGTGGTGGAAGGAAATTATTACTTTCCCCCTGATGCGATTAAATCTGAGTATTTTAAAGAAAGTGCTACTCACACTACTTGTGGTTGGAAAGGAGTGGCTAGTTATTACGATATTGAGGTGGATGGCAAGGTGAATAAAGATGCCGCCTGGTACTATCCGACTCCGAAAGATGCGGCAAAAAATGTTGCGGGTTATATCGCTTTTTGGAAAGGCGTTAAAGTAGAGTCTTAG